From the Perca flavescens isolate YP-PL-M2 chromosome 21, PFLA_1.0, whole genome shotgun sequence genome, one window contains:
- the kif22 gene encoding kinesin-like protein KIF22, translated as MAQRVAVPDGANKKTSRVRVAVRLRPYMDNPDDKDEGPCVRGLDSQNLEIINWRNATETVKYHFDAFHGEQTTQQEVFVSSVKPILPHILNGQNASVFAYGPTGAGKTHTMMGSSDQPGVIPRAVSEVFKLVKAEDEGWDYSIGMSYLEIYNEKVLDLLSPSSQDLPIREDKDKNILIPGLTLSTISSFSDFDKHFVPASLNRTTASTKLNQRSSRSHAVLLIKVVRTQRALPHRQQTGKLYLIDLAGSEDNRRTGNQGIRLKESGAINLSLFTLSKVVDSLNSGTAVRVPYRDSKLTRLLQDSLGGSAHSVMITNIAPEYKYYFDTFNALNFASKSKLVVNKPFTCETVAVLPVKRAKEDHKAGGSGTEPLKKRHKDDRKTEQDGSSPSAHFHSPSEPSVMDRLVALEKLMMNCQDKDKLSMLSVAQSRKEIQELKEKQREFENKAMQFSRLAGEKSSAKQEPAFTNNSAPLQRKPSTATNAKKQQAVVQPLQVFQPLQQLAVVKKQSVCIKKGKKISDQVEPPDGKENSWESQLDTSVLEHSRQKILHVLNTGSLKELKGLQQIGDKKAKLILGWRELHGHFLNLEDVVKVEGMTGKRFSSFMKANILSAMGK; from the exons ATGGCTCAGCGTGTGGCAGTACCAGATGGAGCAAACAAGAAGACGTCCAGGGTTCGGGTAGCGGTTCGTCTGCGACCCTATATGGACAATCCAGATGATAAAGACGAGGGACCGTGTGTAAGAGGCCTGGACTCCCAGAACCTGGAAATAATTAACTGGAGAAATGCTACAGAAACAGTCAAATACCA TTTCGACGCTTTTCATGGTGAGCAAACGACACAGCAAGAAGTTTTCGTTTCATCAGTGAAGCCCATTCTACCACACATACTGAATGGACAAAATGCCAGCGTCTTTGCCTATGGACCGACAGGAGCTG GTAAGACCCACACCATGATGGGCAGTTCGGATCAGCCAGGGGTGATCCCTCGAGCTGTTAGTGAGGTCTTCAAGTTGGTCAAAGCTGAGGATGAAGGATGGGACTACAGCATTGGCATGTCTTATTTGGAAATTTACAATGAGAAG GTGCTAGATCTTCTATCACCAAGCTCCCAGGATTTGCCGATCAGAGAGGACAAAGACAAGAACATCTTGATCCCTGGCCTCACTCTCTCAACCATCTCCTCCTTCTCAGATTTTGACAAACACTTTGTCCCTGCCAGCCTTAATCGTACTACAGCTTCTACCAAACTAAACCAGCGCTCCAGCCGCAGCCATGCAGTCCTCCTCATCAAG GTTGTACGGACTCAGCGCGCCTTGCCCCACAGACAACAGACAGGAAAGCTGTACTTGATCGACCTGGCTGGGTCTGAGGACAACCGTCGCACCGGCAACCAGGGCATCCGCCTGAAGGAGAGCGGCGCCATCAACCTGTCTCTCTTCACTCTCAGCAAGGTCGTGGACTCTCTTAACTCTGGCACTGCCGTCCGTGTGCCGTACAGAGACAGTAAACTGACACGGCTGCTACAGGACTCTCTGGGCGGCTCGGCGCACTCCGTCATGATCACCAATATTGCACCAGAGTACAAATACTATTTTGATACATTTAATGCGCTCAACTTTGCCTCCAAATCCAAACTCGTTGTTAACAAGCCCTTCACCTGTGAAACTGTGGCTGTGCTGCCAG TGAAGCGGGCCAAAGAAGACCACAAGGCAGGGGGGTCTGGCACTGAGCCACTGAAGAAGAGACATAAAGACGACAGGAAAACTGAACAGGATGGTTCCTCACCTTCTGCACATTTTCACAG tcCGTCAGAACCGTCAGTGATGGACAGACTAGTAGCCCTGGAGAAGCTGATGATGAACTGCCAGGACAAGGATAAGCTCAGCATGCTGAGTGTGGCCCAGTCTCGCAAGGAGATCCAG GAGCTCAAGGAGAAGCAGAGGGAGTTTGAGAACAAGGCCATGCAGTTCAGTCGGTTGGCTGGAGAAAAGTCCAGTGCCAAACAGGAGCCCGCCTTCACAAACAACAGTGCTCCTCTGCAAAGAAAGCCGTCAACTGCTACAAATGCCAAAAAGCAGCAGGCCGTGGTCCAACCCCTACAAG TGTTCCAGCCTCTTCAGCAGCTTGCTGTCGTCAAAAAACAGTCCGTCTGCATTAAGAAGGGAAAGAAGATTTCAGACCAGGTTGAG CCTCCAGATGGTAAAGAGAACAGCTGGGAGTCCCAACTCGACACATCTGTGCTGGAGCACTCCAGACAGAAAATCCTGCACGTTCTGAATACTGGCTCACTAAAAGAGCTGAAGGGTCTGCAGCAGATTGGCGACAAGAAGGCAAAGCTCATCCTGGGCTGGAGGGAGCTCCATGGTCACTTCTTAAAT TTGGAAGATGTGGTTAAAGTTGAGGGTATGACAGGAAAGAGATTTTCCTCCTTCATGAAG
- the pagr1 gene encoding PAXIP1-associated glutamate-rich protein 1, whose protein sequence is MQAEATDSSLREGIEALGVKDTERPAAGKQEQDNTEQQDTEMTAATDEDTTTKDVKDGDTYAVEEEANKDEPQADTGLDGEEGKQAAGVDGEWELPYSDEEMEDPKNWMPPPAEIKRLYELLSKGEMLELNFVPLPRRPPTPERTPSPERDDEDEAAKERERDERERRPPTPTEFDFDEEQTQATPKNAFVNRRRTPGSSARSSVKREARLDKVLSDMKRHRKIEEHIMRTGRDLFKSEKKLEEALSPNSQKEREKERERDSNPNTIFSPRQRRY, encoded by the exons ATGCAGGCTGAGGCCACAGACTCTTCACTGAGAGAGGGCATAGAGGCTCTGGGTGTGAAGGACACAGAGAGACCTGCAGCAGGCAAACAGGAACAGGACAACACAGAGCAACAGGACACGGAGATGACAGCTGCCACAGATGAGGATACAACAACCAAGGATGTAAAGG ATGGAGACACATATGCAGTGGAAGAAGAAGCCAACAAGGATGAACCTCAGGCTGACACAGGGCTGGATGGTGAAGAGGGAAAGCAGGCTGCAGGAGTGGACGGTGAATGGGAGCTTCCGTACAGTGACGAGGAAATGGAGGACCCCAAAAACTGGATGCCCCCTCCTGCTGAGATCAAAAGACTCTATGAGCTCCTCTCTAAAGGGGAGATGCTGGAATTGAACTTTGTGCCTCTTCCTAGGAGGCCCCCTACACCTGAACGCACCCCGTCACCTGAAAGAGATGACGAGGACGAGGCAGCAAAGGAAAGGGAGAGGGACGAGAGAGAACGCAG gccTCCAACTCCAACTGAGTTTGACTTTGATGAAGAGCAAACACAAGCCACTCCGAAAAATGCCTTTGTGAACAGACGCAGAACACCAG GATCTTCAGCCCGCTCTTCTGTGAAAAGGGAAGCTCGGCTGGACAAAGTACTGTCAGACATGAAGCGCCACCGCAAAATTGAGGAGCACATCATGCGCACGGGTCGAGATCTCTTTAAGAGCgaaaagaagctggaggaggCTCTGTCTCCAAACAGCCAAAAGGAGcgggagaaggagagggaacGAGACAGCAACCCCAACACCATCTTTTCCCCGAGACAGAGGAGATACTAA
- the tlcd3bb gene encoding protein FAM57B — MLTILAAGSMFFPGLFLLSKQCLKAIPALRWSEGDAVIVSARLVSSVQAVMASSAGYIIASSCEDILEDQHWLTSSYIMFAVPYFVYDIYAMFMCYWYKLRVKGHEEASAAPQHMSTALTSYLRREFLMVLHHVVMVTVCFPVSVFWRQGKGDYFQGIMFMAELSTPSVCLGKILIQYKQQHTLLHKVNGALMLITFFICRVLLFPYLYYAYGRYASIPFHMVPLSVPWHCNLGAALLMAPQLYWFSLICRGALRLFTGSTRSQRPRATTDAAKEKQMDGNALPQPANGYSACSSEPELATH, encoded by the exons ATGCTGACCATTCTAGCTGCTGGGTCTATGTTCTTTCCAGGCCTTTTCCTACTATCCAAACAATGCCTAAAGGCCATCCCAGCACTGAGGTGGAGCGAAGGAGATGCAGTCATTGTATCTGCCAG GTTGGTTTCATCAGTTCAGGCAGTCATGGCTTCTTCAGCTGGCTATATCATTGCTTCTTCCTGCGAGGACATCCTGGAGGACCA GCATTGGTTGACTAGCTCTTACATCATGTTTGCCGTTCCCTACTTCGTCTATGACATCTACGCAATGTTCATGTGCTACTGGTACAAGCTGCGGGTCAAAGGGCACGAGGAGGCCTCGGCAGCCCCCCAGCACATGAGCACAGCTCTGACCAGCTACTTGCGTCGCGAGTTCCTCATGGTGCTGCACCATGTTGTCATGGTCACCGTCTGCTTCCCCGTCTCTGTG TTTTGGCGACAAGGAAAGGGAGATTATTTCCAGGGTATAATGTTTATGGCTGAGCTCAGTACTCCATCCGTCTGCTTAGGAAAAATACTCATCCAG TACAAACAGCAACACACTCTCCTGCACAAGGTGAATGGGGCTCTTATGCTGATCACTTTTTTCATCTGTCGAGTCCTCCTCTTCCCTTACCTCTACTACGCCTATGGAAG GTACGCGTCCATTCCCTTCCACATGGTCCCCCTGTCGGTGCCCTGGCACTGTAACCTCGGAGCTGCTCTGCTCATGGCGCCCCAGCTCTATTGGTTCTCCCTAATTTGCAGGGGTGCCCTGCGACTATTCACGGGCTCCACCCGCTCTCAGAGACCACGTGCGACAACAGACGCAGCCAAGGAGAAGCAAATGGATGGCAACGCACTGCCCCAGCCTGCCAACGGCTATAGCGCGTGCTCCTCAGAGCCCGAGCTGGCCACTCACTGA